A stretch of the Siniperca chuatsi isolate FFG_IHB_CAS linkage group LG24, ASM2008510v1, whole genome shotgun sequence genome encodes the following:
- the ccdc28a gene encoding coiled-coil domain-containing protein 28A — protein sequence MEERKLKRKSPRTTTNTAAPTSVSGRKTNASSGGRHVGYSHNMGTHSSQKSKSRRGVRDKPRHHVGLGGKASQSQGQAAPTIQHSFLTDVSDVQEMENGLLSLLNDFHSGKLQAFGNECSIGQMEHVREMQEKLARLHFDLYGEVDEMPEDQRKTACDTNMDKLLLNLEELSSSIQKLNLADSQEIPRTASM from the exons ATGGAGGAACGAAAGCTAAAAAGAAAGAGTCCCAGGACAACCACCAACACGGCAGCTCCGACTAGTGTCTCTGGCCGGAAAACCAACGCTTCCTCCGGAGGACGACACGTAGGCTACAGCCATAACATGGGGACTCACTCCAGCCAAAAGAGCAAGAGTAGGAG GGGAGTTAGAGATAAACCCAGGCATCATGTGGGCTTGGGTGGTAAAGCTAGTCAGAGCCAGGGCCAGGCAGCACCTACCATCCAGCACTCCTTTCTGACTGATGTTTCAGATGTACAGGAAATGGAGAATGGCCTGCTGAGCCTCCTTAACGACTTCCACTCAGGGAAACTACAAGCATTTG GCAACGAGTGCTCCATTGGCCAGATGGAGCATGTGAGAGAGATGCAGGAGAAGCTGGCCCGTTTGCACTTTGACCTCTATGGTGAGGTGGACGAAATGCCCGAGGACCAGAGGAAAACAGCCTGCGACACCAACATGGACAAATTACTCCTTAAT CTTGAGGAGCTGAGTTCTTCTAT TCAGAAACTGAATCTAGCAGACTCCCAAGAGATACCGAGGACTGCCAGCATGTga